From the genome of Nakamurella flavida, one region includes:
- a CDS encoding helicase C-terminal domain-containing protein, with product MPSTHDWLRDRDDTAVIALLRSRPDLIVPAPSDLSVLAGRVNSGPSVWRAMENLDLFHIQVLQALSVSGASHRPVPADRVGKLLGPGVPAADLARAMERLQTAALLRGDTELQIPASVAAALGPYPAGLGSPGELTVPQATRALKDLGPELRGLLERLDRGVPRGTSESGARTSAPIQSLVEARLLRRIDGSTVELPLEVGMALRGKHPLGPVAVTPSTDDVRDRGVATVDGTAALQSLQFTDLLHRLLEAIGHHPPPALRSGGIGIRELRRLAKILDVDEHLTALGVEVLAAAGLVAASEPGRAERGTLPAGPAWTPTVDADAFLEADVQTGWTQLAQVWLDLRRDPSRVGARDSADKVLNALSPELSWIRGPAERRFVLAALADLPPGSGLDPAPLAARLAWRSPLRPAERRDAVLESTVFEATALGVIAFGALSTAGRLLLAGDTEAMTAALEEALPTPVAQVLIQADLTVVAPGRLQPGLAFLLGQVAELESSGGAAVYRVTPGSVRRGLDSGLTTAEIHAVFVDHSATGVPQALTYLIDDVGRRHGTLRVGTAESYLRSDDPALLDQAVAQATAAGIVVRRLAPTVAVSLTPTADLLAELRQHGLVPAAEDVTGALVDLRPRPSRTRPALPTHTRWREPAVPTDEQLAGLVERMREADAAGPTTGQTPVEALSVLREAVEERSAVWIGYVDSEGSTNHRRIQPIAVSGGSVVAFDPLRGAVRTFALHRIIAVRAAGGDADTGDHPEDPGGSR from the coding sequence ATGCCCTCCACGCACGACTGGCTCCGTGATCGCGACGACACGGCCGTGATCGCCCTGCTGCGGTCCCGTCCGGACCTCATCGTGCCGGCGCCGAGCGATCTGAGCGTGCTGGCCGGGCGGGTCAACAGCGGGCCGTCGGTGTGGCGGGCGATGGAGAACCTCGACCTGTTCCACATCCAGGTGCTGCAGGCGTTGAGCGTCTCCGGCGCCTCCCACCGTCCGGTCCCCGCCGACCGGGTCGGCAAGCTGCTCGGACCGGGGGTGCCCGCCGCGGACCTGGCCAGGGCGATGGAACGCCTGCAGACCGCGGCACTGCTCCGGGGGGACACCGAGCTGCAGATCCCCGCCTCGGTGGCCGCCGCCCTCGGCCCCTATCCGGCGGGTCTCGGCTCCCCCGGTGAGCTGACGGTGCCGCAGGCCACCCGGGCACTGAAGGACCTCGGGCCCGAGCTGCGAGGGCTGCTGGAGCGGCTCGACCGGGGCGTCCCCCGAGGGACGAGCGAGAGCGGCGCCCGCACGTCGGCCCCGATCCAGTCGCTGGTCGAGGCCCGCCTGCTGCGGCGCATCGACGGATCCACGGTCGAGCTCCCCCTCGAGGTCGGCATGGCCCTGCGCGGCAAGCACCCGCTCGGCCCGGTCGCCGTCACCCCGTCCACCGACGACGTCCGCGACCGCGGCGTCGCCACCGTCGACGGGACCGCCGCCCTGCAGTCGCTGCAGTTCACCGACCTGCTGCACCGCCTGCTGGAGGCCATCGGCCACCACCCGCCGCCGGCCCTGCGGTCCGGGGGCATCGGCATCCGCGAGCTCCGCCGACTGGCCAAGATCCTGGACGTCGACGAGCACCTGACCGCGCTGGGGGTGGAGGTGCTGGCCGCCGCCGGGCTCGTCGCCGCGTCCGAGCCCGGTCGTGCCGAGCGGGGCACCCTGCCCGCCGGACCGGCGTGGACGCCCACGGTGGACGCGGACGCCTTCCTGGAGGCCGACGTGCAGACCGGGTGGACGCAGCTCGCCCAGGTCTGGCTCGACCTGCGCCGGGACCCGTCCCGGGTGGGCGCGCGGGACTCCGCGGACAAGGTGCTCAACGCCCTGTCACCCGAGCTCTCCTGGATCCGCGGCCCCGCCGAGCGTCGGTTCGTGCTGGCCGCCCTGGCCGACCTGCCCCCCGGCTCCGGCCTGGACCCCGCCCCGCTGGCCGCGCGGCTGGCCTGGCGATCCCCGCTGCGGCCGGCCGAGCGGCGCGACGCCGTCCTGGAGTCCACGGTGTTCGAGGCGACCGCGCTCGGCGTCATCGCGTTCGGTGCCCTGTCCACCGCCGGTCGGCTGCTGCTCGCCGGCGACACCGAGGCGATGACGGCGGCGCTGGAGGAGGCCCTGCCGACCCCGGTGGCCCAGGTGCTCATCCAGGCCGATCTGACCGTCGTCGCCCCCGGGCGGCTGCAACCCGGACTCGCGTTCCTGCTCGGCCAGGTCGCCGAGCTGGAGTCCTCCGGCGGCGCCGCGGTCTACCGGGTCACCCCCGGCAGTGTGCGGCGCGGCCTCGACAGCGGCCTGACCACCGCGGAGATCCACGCGGTCTTCGTCGACCACTCGGCCACCGGGGTGCCGCAGGCCCTGACCTACCTGATCGACGACGTCGGCCGACGGCACGGCACCCTGCGCGTCGGCACGGCCGAGTCGTACCTGCGCAGTGACGACCCGGCGCTGCTCGACCAGGCCGTCGCCCAGGCCACCGCGGCCGGCATCGTCGTCCGACGGCTGGCCCCGACGGTGGCGGTCTCCCTGACCCCGACCGCCGACCTGCTCGCCGAACTCCGCCAGCACGGCCTGGTGCCGGCGGCCGAGGACGTCACCGGCGCCCTGGTCGACCTGCGCCCCCGCCCGTCCCGCACCCGGCCCGCGCTGCCCACCCACACCCGCTGGCGCGAACCCGCCGTGCCCACCGACGAGCAGCTGGCCGGGCTGGTCGAACGGATGAGGGAAGCCGACGCCGCCGGACCGACGACAGGGCAGACCCCGGTCGAGGCGCTGTCCGTGCTCCGGGAGGCGGTGGAGGAACGCTCCGCGGTGTGGATCGGTTACGTCGACTCCGAGGGCTCCACCAACCACCGCCGGATCCAGCCCATCGCCGTCTCCGGCGGTTCCGTCGTCGCCTTCGACCCGCTCCGCGGCGCCGTCCGCACCTTCGCCCTGCACCGGATCATCGCCGTCCGGGCCGCGGGTGGGGACGCGGACACCGGGGACCACCCGGAGGACCCGGGCGGCAGCCGGTAG
- the xylB gene encoding xylulokinase, producing the protein MTRPQHTPDHWLGIDLGTSSVRALVLGADGVARGVAGRSYPIDSPHPGWAEQDPDRWWDCAAACVREALEHSGIPSSAVAGVGVTGQMHGLICLDADDRPVRPAVIWPDLRCGAEIADLTAALGRDRIHAISGMSPATGQFGPTLAWVARHEPEQYARTVTAMLPKDYLRLRLTDGRHTDPSDACGTLLFDITTGAWSPEIVAALGLDAGKLVDVVPSDRVVGTITAAAAAATGLRAGTPVVAGGGDQATAAMALDLLAAGQTSVAVSSGGTVVQITDRPDHAPGAGLHTLCAADGRWMLMGACLTAGLALQWFAETVGLTTGSVTLDGLVAEAGAVPPGAEGLLFLPYLAGERTPHLDAGARGTFLGLQRTHTRAHLARAVLEGVAFAMRDCLETVAAAGSRPPVVVASGGGTRNPVWRQILADVLGVPMQASAHDEHSATGAALLAARGIGGITLPAPDPGPTVRPDPALGEVYDARYALFHRAYAANRDLMHELSGSGSGSGSGSG; encoded by the coding sequence ATGACCCGCCCACAGCACACCCCCGACCACTGGCTGGGCATCGACCTGGGGACGTCCAGCGTGCGGGCGCTCGTCCTGGGCGCGGACGGCGTGGCCCGCGGGGTGGCGGGTCGCTCGTACCCGATCGACAGTCCCCACCCCGGATGGGCCGAGCAGGATCCGGACCGCTGGTGGGACTGCGCGGCGGCCTGCGTGCGGGAAGCGTTGGAGCACAGCGGTATCCCGTCGTCGGCGGTCGCCGGGGTGGGGGTGACCGGGCAGATGCACGGCCTGATCTGCCTGGACGCCGACGACCGGCCGGTACGCCCGGCCGTCATCTGGCCGGACCTGCGGTGCGGCGCCGAGATCGCCGATCTCACGGCCGCTCTCGGCCGGGACCGCATCCACGCCATCTCCGGGATGTCGCCGGCCACCGGCCAGTTCGGGCCGACCCTGGCCTGGGTCGCCCGCCACGAGCCGGAGCAGTACGCCCGGACCGTCACCGCGATGCTGCCCAAGGACTACCTGCGGCTGCGGCTCACCGACGGCCGGCACACCGACCCGTCGGACGCCTGCGGCACCCTGCTGTTCGACATCACCACGGGCGCATGGTCGCCCGAGATCGTCGCGGCGCTGGGTCTGGACGCGGGCAAGCTCGTCGACGTGGTGCCCAGCGACCGGGTCGTCGGCACGATCACCGCCGCGGCCGCCGCGGCGACCGGGCTGCGCGCGGGGACGCCGGTCGTCGCCGGCGGGGGCGATCAGGCGACCGCGGCGATGGCCCTGGATCTGCTGGCGGCCGGGCAGACATCGGTCGCGGTGAGCAGCGGCGGCACCGTCGTGCAGATCACCGACCGTCCCGACCACGCCCCCGGCGCCGGGCTGCACACGCTGTGCGCCGCGGACGGGCGCTGGATGCTCATGGGGGCCTGCCTGACCGCGGGCCTGGCGTTGCAGTGGTTCGCCGAGACGGTCGGGCTGACAACGGGTTCGGTGACCCTCGACGGGCTGGTCGCCGAGGCCGGCGCGGTGCCGCCCGGTGCGGAGGGGTTGCTGTTCCTGCCCTACCTGGCCGGCGAGCGCACCCCGCACTTGGACGCCGGGGCCCGCGGGACGTTCCTCGGCCTGCAGCGCACCCACACCCGGGCCCACCTGGCCCGGGCCGTGCTGGAGGGGGTCGCGTTCGCCATGCGGGACTGCCTGGAGACGGTCGCCGCGGCCGGGTCACGCCCCCCGGTCGTCGTCGCCTCCGGCGGCGGCACCCGCAACCCGGTCTGGCGGCAGATCCTCGCCGACGTCCTCGGCGTGCCGATGCAGGCCAGCGCGCACGACGAGCACAGCGCCACCGGCGCCGCTCTGCTCGCCGCCCGGGGCATCGGCGGAATCACCCTTCCCGCACCGGATCCGGGTCCCACCGTGCGACCCGACCCGGCGCTGGGCGAGGTGTACGACGCGCGGTACGCGCTGTTCCACCGGGCCTACGCGGCCAACCGGGACCTGATGCACGAGCTCTCCGGTTCCGGTTCCGGTTCCGGCTCCGGCTCCGGCTGA
- a CDS encoding GAF and ANTAR domain-containing protein, whose product MVDRQRGEPSDGSTGTFDRDDELAAAFAGFARSVQQQDDPDRTLDEIVRAAVDLIPGCDDGSISVVFRRRTVSSQAASGELPAVIDALQESTGQGPCLDAAYAHETVRVPDMAVETRWPVFAPLAAEAGAAGMLACQLYVEGDDLGALNLFSRTPGGLDEESEHIALMFAAHAAIAYATVQRREVAARTVATRQLVGRAEGILMERHRVTAEHAFQMLVRVSQHRNVKLRDVADRLVHSGRLDDPRPGTTGTGRV is encoded by the coding sequence ATGGTGGACAGGCAACGCGGGGAACCGTCGGACGGATCGACCGGCACCTTCGACCGCGACGACGAGCTCGCTGCGGCATTCGCCGGATTTGCCCGGTCCGTCCAGCAGCAGGACGACCCGGACCGAACCCTGGACGAGATCGTCCGTGCGGCGGTCGACCTCATCCCAGGATGCGACGACGGCTCCATCAGCGTGGTGTTCCGTCGGCGCACCGTGTCCTCGCAGGCAGCGTCGGGCGAGCTGCCCGCGGTCATCGACGCCCTCCAGGAATCCACCGGACAGGGCCCGTGCCTGGACGCCGCCTACGCCCACGAGACGGTGCGCGTCCCGGACATGGCCGTGGAAACTCGCTGGCCGGTCTTCGCACCGCTCGCGGCCGAGGCGGGCGCTGCCGGGATGCTGGCCTGCCAGCTCTACGTCGAGGGCGACGATCTCGGTGCGCTCAACCTCTTCAGCCGCACCCCGGGCGGGCTCGACGAGGAGTCCGAGCACATCGCCCTGATGTTCGCCGCCCACGCCGCCATTGCCTACGCCACGGTGCAGCGGCGGGAGGTCGCGGCGCGCACCGTGGCGACCCGCCAACTCGTCGGCCGCGCCGAGGGCATCCTCATGGAGCGCCACCGGGTGACCGCCGAACACGCCTTCCAGATGCTCGTGCGCGTGAGCCAGCATCGCAACGTCAAGCTCCGCGATGTCGCCGACCGTCTGGTGCACAGTGGCCGGCTCGACGACCCCCGCCCGGGGACGACGGGCACCGGTCGGGTCTGA
- a CDS encoding sensor domain-containing phosphodiesterase codes for MRRPGEVPGADPAAAMLRADSVRVPADERDRLDSLVSYGVLDTPRETTYDALTALAARLSDSPMAAVTLIDDDRQWFKSTYGLDIEESPRRTSFCSDVVAGGRTLAVSDVSTTDRYRWNPFVTGAPDIRAYLGVPLIGRDGLPLGALCVLDRRTRSFSPEQVDMLTTLADQVVFLLEQRRRDLADGLLGARVVPDARDPVRLRAALRSGEITPHFQPLVDIRTGRAHQIEALLRWEHPTSGLLTPDTFLPGLEAGALVVPMGRAVLDAALGRLVQLHGQGIDLPGGVAVNVASGQLTRPGLAREVVEALSRHDVLGARLTLEITESTALLDVTVARAELDALVAMGVHVVIDDFGVGWSNLTRVLQLPVDGIKIDRSIAAHVLDDPRAAIMVASTVDLARRLGLQVTAEGIETTAVRDHLAAAGVRHGQGWLYGRAVRGHDLADALTDLGALAGGDPTGG; via the coding sequence GTGCGCAGACCGGGCGAGGTCCCCGGTGCGGACCCGGCTGCCGCGATGCTGCGGGCGGACAGTGTCCGGGTACCCGCGGATGAGCGGGACCGCCTCGATTCGCTCGTCTCCTACGGGGTGCTGGACACCCCGCGCGAGACCACCTACGACGCGTTGACGGCTCTGGCCGCCCGCCTGTCCGATTCCCCGATGGCCGCCGTCACGCTCATCGACGACGACCGCCAGTGGTTCAAGTCCACCTACGGGCTCGACATCGAGGAGAGTCCGCGGCGCACGTCGTTCTGTTCCGACGTCGTCGCCGGCGGACGGACCCTGGCCGTCTCGGACGTGTCCACCACCGACCGCTACCGGTGGAATCCCTTCGTCACCGGCGCACCTGATATCCGGGCCTATCTCGGCGTCCCGCTCATCGGCCGCGATGGATTGCCGCTCGGTGCGCTGTGCGTCCTCGACCGGAGGACGCGTTCCTTCAGCCCGGAGCAGGTCGACATGCTGACCACGCTGGCCGACCAGGTCGTCTTCCTCCTCGAGCAGCGCAGACGCGACCTCGCGGACGGCCTGCTGGGTGCGCGCGTCGTGCCCGACGCCCGGGATCCGGTCCGCCTCCGGGCGGCCCTGCGGTCCGGCGAGATCACCCCCCATTTCCAGCCGTTGGTCGACATCCGCACCGGACGTGCCCACCAGATCGAGGCACTGTTGCGGTGGGAACATCCCACGTCCGGCCTCCTCACCCCGGACACCTTCCTGCCGGGCCTCGAGGCGGGTGCCCTGGTCGTCCCGATGGGGCGTGCCGTGCTGGACGCGGCCCTCGGCCGTCTCGTGCAGCTGCACGGGCAGGGCATCGATCTCCCCGGCGGGGTCGCCGTCAACGTCGCCAGCGGCCAACTGACCCGACCGGGACTGGCCCGCGAGGTGGTGGAGGCACTCAGCCGCCATGACGTGCTCGGTGCCCGACTCACCCTCGAGATCACCGAGTCCACCGCCCTTCTCGACGTCACCGTGGCCCGCGCCGAGCTCGACGCCCTCGTCGCGATGGGGGTGCACGTCGTGATCGACGACTTCGGGGTCGGCTGGAGCAATCTCACCCGCGTGCTGCAGCTGCCCGTGGACGGCATCAAGATCGACCGGAGCATCGCCGCCCACGTGCTGGACGATCCGCGCGCCGCCATCATGGTCGCGTCCACCGTCGACCTCGCCCGCCGACTGGGGCTGCAGGTCACCGCCGAGGGCATCGAGACCACCGCCGTCCGCGACCATCTCGCGGCGGCGGGCGTGCGTCACGGGCAGGGCTGGCTGTACGGCCGGGCAGTACGCGGCCATGACCTGGCCGACGCCCTCACGGACCTCGGCGCGCTCGCGGGGGGAGATCCGACCGGGGGTTGA
- a CDS encoding LppU/SCO3897 family protein, whose protein sequence is MQPVGQGAVDPWSSVPAPPPPRSRRVVGFVVLGAVVVLLVVLALWSNNSPSGAAEVAAGDCLAQEESGDYRVADCGSAAASLRVTASLAATAAAGDCDDVPADGALLTDDAVLCLDFLLTRGDCVQLTGPDLGRTDCPAPGQSANGILRVLHVLPDTQDTGSCPGTTEQILLHPASREVVCLGAA, encoded by the coding sequence ATGCAGCCGGTCGGACAGGGTGCGGTCGACCCGTGGAGCTCCGTCCCGGCCCCGCCGCCGCCCCGCTCCCGTCGCGTCGTCGGGTTCGTCGTGCTGGGCGCGGTGGTCGTCCTGCTGGTGGTGCTGGCGTTGTGGTCGAACAACTCCCCGTCGGGCGCCGCCGAGGTCGCCGCGGGGGACTGCCTGGCCCAGGAGGAGTCGGGCGACTACCGCGTCGCCGACTGCGGATCCGCGGCCGCCTCGCTGCGGGTGACCGCGAGCCTGGCCGCCACCGCGGCCGCCGGGGACTGCGACGACGTCCCCGCCGACGGGGCCCTGCTCACCGACGACGCGGTGCTCTGCCTGGACTTCCTGCTCACCCGCGGCGACTGCGTCCAACTCACCGGCCCCGATCTCGGGCGGACCGACTGCCCCGCGCCGGGGCAGAGCGCGAACGGGATCCTCCGGGTGCTCCACGTCCTGCCCGACACCCAGGACACCGGCTCCTGCCCGGGGACCACCGAGCAGATTTTGTTGCACCCGGCGTCACGGGAAGTGGTGTGCCTCGGCGCTGCCTGA
- a CDS encoding DEAD/DEAH box helicase, whose amino-acid sequence MYDAFAGWAGERGLPLYPHQEESLLEIVADNNVIVATPTGSGKSLIATAALFAGLSTGRRAYYTAPIKALVSEKFFDMVDIFGAENVGMITGDSAVNSAAPIICCTAEILAGIALRGGAEADPGVVVMDEFHYYADPQRGWAWQVPLLELPRAQFVLMSATLGDVSFFAEDLTRRTGRETSLITGVQRPVPLHFEYTLVPLTETIQELVSTARAPLYLVHFTQAAALERAQALSSIALASRADRDRILETLADFRFSAGFGRTLSRLVRHGIGVHHAGMLPKYRRLIEKLAQSGLLTVICGTDTLGVGINVPIRTVVFTALAKYDGRRTRVLSVREFHQIAGRAGRAGYDVAGDVVVLAPEHVIDNERALAKAGDDAAKRRKVVRRKAPEGFVTWTERTFDSLVQGTPEPLTSSFRMSHTMVLGVISRPGDAFVAMRNLIEGSHEPRVRQLRHARRAIEITRGLLAAGVVERLDTPDETGRRYRLTADLQVDFALDQPLSPLALAALDLLDRESESYALDVVSLIEATLEGPRPVLSAQRFKARGDAVAAMKSDGIEYEERMALLEEVDHPKPLADLIEVAFESYRAGHPWVAEYQPEPKAVVRDMYERAMTFSEYVAFYGLARSEGVVLRYFADAYRAMRRTVPQEARTEELLDIVSWLGELVRGVDSSLLDEWESLAHPEPEELLPGGGAGVRPPTGRGITANIRAFTVMVRNTLFRRLELLAHERYDLLGELDGADGWNADGYREAMAGYWDEYDDLGIGPDARSSALVQITPGATVWTARQVFEDPAGDRDWGLTLEVLVAESDDLGEPVVRVLAVGPFDA is encoded by the coding sequence ATGTACGACGCCTTCGCCGGCTGGGCCGGTGAGCGGGGGCTGCCGCTCTACCCCCACCAGGAGGAGTCGCTGCTGGAGATCGTCGCCGACAACAACGTCATCGTGGCCACCCCGACCGGGTCCGGGAAGTCGCTGATCGCCACCGCGGCCCTGTTCGCCGGGCTCTCCACCGGCCGTCGCGCCTACTACACCGCCCCGATCAAGGCGCTGGTGTCCGAGAAGTTCTTCGACATGGTCGACATCTTCGGCGCCGAGAACGTCGGCATGATCACCGGCGACTCGGCCGTCAACTCCGCCGCCCCGATCATCTGCTGCACCGCGGAGATCCTGGCCGGCATCGCCCTGCGCGGCGGCGCCGAGGCCGATCCCGGCGTCGTGGTCATGGACGAGTTCCACTACTACGCCGACCCGCAACGCGGCTGGGCCTGGCAGGTGCCCCTGCTGGAGCTGCCCCGGGCCCAGTTCGTGCTGATGTCCGCGACGCTCGGCGATGTCTCGTTCTTCGCCGAGGACCTCACCCGCCGCACCGGCCGGGAGACCTCGCTGATCACCGGCGTGCAGCGGCCCGTCCCGCTGCACTTCGAGTACACCCTCGTCCCGCTGACCGAGACCATCCAGGAGTTGGTCAGCACCGCCCGCGCCCCGCTGTACCTGGTGCACTTCACCCAGGCCGCGGCCCTGGAGCGCGCGCAGGCACTGTCCAGCATCGCGCTGGCCAGCCGCGCCGACCGCGACCGCATCCTGGAGACGTTGGCGGACTTCCGTTTCTCCGCCGGGTTCGGCCGCACCCTGTCCCGGCTGGTCCGGCACGGCATCGGCGTGCACCACGCGGGCATGCTGCCCAAGTACCGGCGGCTGATCGAGAAGCTGGCCCAGTCCGGGCTGCTCACCGTCATCTGCGGCACCGACACCCTCGGCGTCGGGATCAACGTGCCCATCCGCACCGTGGTGTTCACCGCGCTGGCCAAGTACGACGGCCGCCGCACCCGGGTGCTCTCGGTGCGCGAGTTCCACCAGATCGCCGGGCGGGCCGGCCGCGCCGGGTACGACGTCGCCGGTGACGTGGTCGTCCTCGCGCCGGAACACGTCATCGACAACGAGCGGGCGTTGGCCAAGGCCGGCGACGATGCGGCCAAGCGCCGGAAGGTGGTGCGTCGCAAGGCCCCCGAGGGCTTCGTGACGTGGACCGAGCGGACCTTCGACTCCCTCGTGCAGGGCACCCCGGAGCCCCTGACGTCCAGCTTCCGGATGTCGCACACCATGGTGCTCGGGGTGATCTCCCGCCCGGGTGACGCGTTCGTCGCCATGCGGAACCTCATCGAGGGCAGCCACGAGCCGCGCGTCCGGCAGCTCCGGCACGCGCGGCGGGCCATCGAGATCACCCGCGGGCTGCTGGCCGCCGGCGTCGTCGAGCGGTTGGACACCCCCGACGAGACCGGCCGCCGCTACCGGCTGACCGCCGACCTGCAGGTCGACTTCGCCCTCGACCAGCCGCTGTCCCCGCTGGCCCTGGCCGCCCTGGATCTGCTGGACCGCGAGTCGGAGTCCTATGCGCTGGACGTGGTCTCGCTCATCGAGGCCACCCTGGAGGGTCCGCGCCCGGTGCTCTCGGCGCAGCGGTTCAAGGCCCGCGGCGACGCGGTGGCGGCGATGAAGTCCGACGGCATCGAGTACGAGGAGCGGATGGCGCTGCTCGAGGAGGTCGACCACCCCAAGCCGCTGGCCGATCTCATCGAGGTGGCCTTCGAGTCCTACCGGGCCGGCCACCCGTGGGTCGCCGAGTACCAGCCCGAGCCCAAGGCCGTGGTCCGCGACATGTACGAGCGGGCGATGACCTTCTCGGAGTACGTGGCGTTCTACGGGCTGGCCCGCAGCGAGGGTGTGGTGCTGCGCTACTTCGCCGACGCCTACCGCGCCATGCGGCGCACCGTGCCGCAGGAGGCCCGCACCGAGGAGCTGCTGGACATCGTGTCCTGGCTCGGCGAACTGGTGCGTGGCGTGGACTCCTCCCTGCTCGACGAGTGGGAGTCCCTGGCCCATCCCGAGCCCGAGGAGCTGCTCCCCGGTGGGGGCGCAGGGGTGCGCCCGCCGACCGGTCGCGGCATCACCGCCAACATCCGTGCGTTCACCGTCATGGTGCGCAACACGCTGTTCCGCCGGCTGGAGCTGCTGGCCCACGAGCGCTACGACCTGCTCGGCGAACTGGACGGGGCCGACGGCTGGAACGCCGACGGGTACCGCGAGGCCATGGCCGGGTACTGGGACGAGTACGACGACCTGGGCATCGGGCCGGACGCACGTTCGTCCGCGCTGGTGCAGATCACCCCGGGGGCCACGGTCTGGACGGCCCGGCAGGTGTTCGAGGACCCGGCGGGCGACCGCGACTGGGGGCTCACGCTGGAGGTGCTGGTCGCCGAGTCCGACGACCTCGGCGAGCCGGTGGTGCGGGTGCTCGCGGTGGGTCCGTTCGATGCCTGA
- a CDS encoding GGDEF domain-containing protein, translating into MTAAPATQASRALIALGGLAFLLFLFVPLSPAQQTVGVVGWTVAIGGVTLAGAVGKALFADRVWRLLLAGVFVQLAGTLTWVTTTATDRTAGTQIWLDAVFLVGYALVAAGLITLVHRRDRHRDLPALLDAAVVTVAAGGVLYLLSPAPPWAQFSSRPEQVMAAVYVLADLGMLALGCTLLRGEDRGNTTLVLLAVGLGLTFLADALMDGIQLTGGDDSWAGPAPLQGGWLLASALMAAAVVHPAAGAATAPHSPRPVRLNRHAVLVLALAGLSVPAAAVWSHVQDDRDRTIALAVAGMLTLVVILGRLAVLVRAVQRQADGHAREARRDALTGLANRRTLDHSLQRAIRIARAENLPLCAAMIDLDHFKAFNDTHGHAGGDELLRRAAAEWTVVVQRRRMHPRHAAVLARYGGEEFALIALGADPLDLRETVLAMLGVTPMGQSFSAGVARWEDDMNGRDLLAAADEALYRAKIAGRRQVLVARAGSARV; encoded by the coding sequence ATGACCGCAGCACCGGCCACCCAGGCGTCGCGCGCGCTGATCGCCCTGGGCGGACTCGCCTTCCTGCTGTTCCTGTTCGTCCCGTTGAGCCCGGCCCAGCAGACCGTCGGCGTCGTCGGCTGGACCGTCGCCATCGGCGGCGTCACCCTGGCCGGCGCCGTCGGCAAGGCCCTGTTCGCCGATCGGGTCTGGCGCCTGCTGCTCGCCGGGGTCTTCGTCCAACTGGCCGGCACCCTCACCTGGGTCACGACCACCGCCACCGACCGCACCGCCGGCACCCAGATCTGGCTGGACGCCGTCTTCCTCGTCGGGTACGCGCTGGTCGCCGCGGGGTTGATCACGCTGGTGCACCGACGCGACCGGCACCGGGACCTGCCGGCCCTGCTGGACGCCGCCGTGGTGACGGTCGCCGCCGGCGGCGTGCTGTACCTGCTCTCCCCCGCCCCGCCGTGGGCGCAGTTCTCCAGCCGCCCCGAGCAGGTCATGGCCGCGGTGTACGTGCTCGCCGATCTGGGCATGCTCGCACTGGGCTGCACGCTGCTGCGCGGGGAGGACCGGGGCAACACCACGCTGGTGTTGCTGGCCGTGGGGCTGGGCCTGACCTTCCTCGCCGACGCCCTGATGGACGGCATCCAGCTGACCGGGGGCGACGATTCCTGGGCCGGTCCGGCTCCGCTGCAGGGCGGTTGGCTGCTCGCCTCGGCCCTGATGGCCGCGGCCGTGGTGCACCCCGCGGCCGGCGCCGCGACGGCACCGCACTCCCCGCGGCCGGTGCGGTTGAACCGGCATGCCGTCCTCGTCCTGGCGCTGGCCGGCCTGTCCGTCCCGGCCGCCGCGGTGTGGTCCCACGTGCAGGACGACCGCGACCGGACCATCGCCCTCGCGGTGGCCGGCATGCTGACCCTGGTCGTCATCCTGGGCCGGCTCGCGGTGCTGGTCCGCGCGGTGCAGCGGCAGGCCGACGGGCACGCCCGGGAGGCCCGCCGCGATGCGCTCACCGGCCTGGCCAACCGCCGCACCCTCGACCATTCCCTGCAGCGGGCCATCCGGATCGCCCGCGCCGAGAACCTGCCGCTGTGCGCGGCGATGATCGACCTGGACCACTTCAAGGCATTCAACGACACCCACGGCCACGCCGGTGGCGACGAGCTCCTGCGGCGGGCGGCGGCCGAGTGGACGGTCGTGGTGCAGCGGCGCCGGATGCACCCGCGGCACGCCGCAGTGCTCGCCCGGTACGGCGGCGAGGAGTTCGCGCTGATCGCGCTGGGCGCCGATCCGCTGGACCTGCGCGAGACGGTGCTGGCCATGCTGGGGGTCACGCCGATGGGGCAGTCGTTCTCCGCCGGGGTGGCCCGCTGGGAGGACGACATGAACGGCCGGGACCTCTTGGCCGCGGCCGACGAGGCTCTCTACCGCGCGAAGATCGCCGGCCGGCGGCAGGTGCTCGTCGCCCGGGCCGGCAGCGCCCGGGTCTGA